The Sphingobacteriales bacterium genomic sequence ACTTTGGGCGATGCCACCAAAATGCGGTCTTCGCCTTTAAAGGGCATTTCGCGCCCACCTGAAAAGAAAAAAGTAACATGCGGATATTTTTCGGTTTCGGCAACTCGCAACTGTGTTTTTTGATGTTGTTCCAATACTTCGCCCAAAGTGTTGGTCAGGTTTTTCTCTTCCAGTACAACCTTTACATTTTTAAAAGTTTTATCGTACTCTGTCATCGTCACATAATACAAATCCAGAGGCTGCATACCGTATTCTTCAAAAGGCATTTGTGTGAGGCATTGTGTGATTTCACGGCAACGGTCGGTGCGAAAATTAAAACACAACACTGCATCGCCCTGTTGAATCGTAGTAAGCGGGCGGCGTGTTTCCTTATCTACACATACAATCGGCAACACAAACTCATCTGTAACTCCGGCACGATGCGACTCCTGCACCGCACGCACCGCACTCTCTGCCGGTGTGCCGATACCGTGTACCAGCAGATCATAGGCTTTCTTCACGCGCTCCCATCGTTTATCTCTGTCCATTGCGTAGTAACGTCCTATCACCGAAGCAATTTTGATGTTGGGATAAAATTGTATGTAATTCTGTATATCCTGCAAATATTCAGCTCCGCTGTGCGGGTCGGTGTCGCGCCCGTCCGTGAAGGCATGTATAAATATATTCTCTACTTCGTGCCGTACAAAGAAATCGCAAAGTGCTTTGAGATGGCTGCTGTGTGAATGTACGCCGCCTTCGGAAACCAAGCCCAACAGATGTACCGGCTTTTGTTGACTTTTGGCATATTGAACCAAATTTAGCAAAGTCTCCTCTTCAAAAAGGGAGCCGTCTTCTACGGCGCGGTTCAACTTCAACAAATCTTGCAGTACGGCACGCCCCGCCCCTATATTCAAATGACCTACTTCGGAGTTGCCCATTTGTCCAAAAGGCAAACCTACCGCTTCGCCATGTGTGGTGAGTTCGGCGTTGCTGTAGCTGTTGTACAAGCTGCTTACAAAAGGAGTATTGGCATTCGCAATGGCATCGGCACGGCGTGTTTTGCCGTGCCCCCAACCGTCTAAAATCAAAAGTAAAACTTTGTTATTGTAGTACATATATAATTATGGTAGCGTCGTTGTATGCAGCAATGAGAAAAACATAACAAAACTAATACACTCTCTCTGTATTTATTTCAGGCTGTAAAGGTAGCCATTTTATAGCTAAAAAAGATAGTTTTATTAGTGTTCATAAAATATGAATTTAAAAAAAAATATTTACACTTTTGCACTCTGTTTTATTTTATGATGAAAAATAAATTTATCCAAATTATGCTGTTGGTATTCCTTTCTGCCTGCCAACCCACTACTCCGCCACAAAATTCTGCTTCACCAACGGCAGAAGATAATGTAGAAGCTGGAGCGACCCACAATACCGCCACAGCAAAAGAAGATATTTCATTTGCGATAGCTAAAAATTATTTTGTCAAGCACTCCATTAGTCGGCTGGACAACCCCAAAATTGAAACTGCCGAACAGTTTCAAAGTATTTTCGGGGCGGCAACCACGATGGGCGAAGCAGGAAAACCCACCGATATTGATTTTTCTAAACAGTATGTGATTGCTGTTGTGCTGCCCGAAACCAACCTCAACACCACCATAGAAGCGGTTCGCCTGCAAAAAAACGAGCACAACGAAATTAATTTTTATTACCATATACAAAAGGGGGAGCCACAAACTTATACTATCAAGCCGGCTTTGGCTATTGTGGTGGATAAAAAAGCAGACGGAAAGGTGAATTTGTATGCCCAATAATGGATAAGATGAAAAATAAAATCATTGAAAAACTTCGCAACGTTGAAAAGGAATATAATATCCAAATTCTTTTAGCGTGTGAAACAGGTTCGCGTGCGTGGGGTTTTCCTTCGCCTGATAGCGATTATGATGTACGTTTTATTTATAAGCATCATAAAGATTGGTATTTAAGTTTGAGCGAAAAAAAAGACACAATTGAATTGATGTTTGATAATAATGAAATGGATTTATCGGGCTGGGACTTAAGAAAAACACTGAATTTGCTCTGGAAATCAAATGCTTCTTTATTAGAAAGAATTCAATCGCCTGTGGTTTACATTGAAAATCAAGCATTTTTGGAGGGAATAAAGAATTTAGCGACTACTTGTTATTCAAAAATTGCTACCATGCATCATTATTTGAGTATGGCGAAAAATATGTATGGCGAAGTACAGCAAAAAGAAGAAGTAAAACTGAAAAAACTTTTTTATGCTTTAAGAACCGCTACCGCCTGCGAATGGATTTTGGAAAAAGAAACGATGCCCCCGATAGCGTTTGGTATAATGTTGGAAAATTTGAATTTCTCAACACATTTTAAAGAAAAAATAAACGATTTGATTGCTTTAAAAGCCACTAAAAGCGAAACTTATCTTCATTTTCAGGAAAAAGAAATCAATCAATATATTGAAAAAATTATTTTAAAAGCAGAAAATGAAGCCAAAAGTTTACCCGCATCAAAAGGGCAAATTGAAGATTTGAATTCTTTTTTTGTAAAAACGCTTACGCCTTAAAATGACAATACAAGAATTAAAAGAAAAAGGGTTGATTATTTTGGAATGTATCAGCGGCAGCAAAGTATATGGATTGGATACGCCGACTTCTGATACAGATATAAAAGGCGTTTTTGTATTGCCAAAGTCGGATTTTTATGGATTGAACTACATAGAACAAGTAAATAATGAAACAAATGATATTGTTTATTACGAATTAGGACGATTTATGCAGTTGCTTTCTGTGAATAATCCTAATATTTTGGAGCTATTAAACACGCCTAAAGACGCTGTTCTTTACAGGCACCCAAGTTTAGACGAAATAGATAATTCACGCATTTTATCAAAACTTTGTAAAGATACTTTTGGAAAGTTCGCTTTATCTCAAATCAAAAAAGCAAAGGGGCTGAAGAAAAAAATCGTCAATCCGATGGAAAAAGAAAGAAAAAATATTCTTTCTTTTTGCTATGTCAGTTATCAACAAGGTTCTGTTTCATTGCAAAAATTTTTGGAACTAAAAAATTGGAAACAAGAGCATTGCGGCTTGATCAATATCTCAAATATGAAGGATATTTATGGCTTATTTTATAGCAAAATCGAAAATTTTAATGGTATTATCAAAAATGATGCTTCCAATGAAGTGTGTTTGAGTTCTATTCCAAAAGGCTCGCAACAAGAGGCTTTGATGTACTTTAACAGAGATGCTTATTCCTCCTATTGCAAAGATTATCGCGAATATTGGGATTGGGTCGAAAAACGAAACGAAGAAAGGTACAACAATACTCAACAACACGGCAAAAATTATGATGCTAAAAATATGATGCACGTTTTTCGCTTATTGGAAATGGCTTGCGAAATTGGCAGCCAACAGCAAATCAATGTAAGGCGACCCAACAGAGACTTTTTATTGGAAATAAAATCAGGGAAATACGAGTATGAAGAACTTTTGGCAATGGCAGAAGAACGACAGCAAAAAATGGAGCAAACTTTTGAAAATTCTACTTTGCGCCCCCTTCCCGATGTTCATTATATCAACACATTGGCTTATAACATCAGAAATTCTTGGTATCAAGAAATATCCGAAAAAGTTATAAAAAGTACGGTTTAATACTTATTGATATTTATAGCTTTTGTAAATCAATTTTATTCATTACTCCGTATTTGAAATTTGAATAACCTCCAGTTTAATTTAAATTTTTGTGCCGTCAGGAGGAAATTTTATTCAAAAACTGCTCCAAATCTATCAAATCTTTTATTAATACTTCGCGGGGTTTGCTGCCGAGATTGGGACCTACAACTCCGGCTGCCTCCAATTGATCCATCAAGCGTCCGGCACGGTTGTAGCCTAATTTCATTTTGCGTTGTATGAGCGAAGTAGAACCTATCTGTGCCGATACAATCAAGGCGGCGGCTTCATCAAAAAGGGCATCGCGCTCTTGCAGCAACAGCCCATCTTTACCGCCGCCGCTATCATCTGCGGCATATTCGGGCAACTCAAATGGCGCACCATAGCCCGTTTGCCGTGTGATATGGGCAATAATGCGCTCTACTTCGGGCGTATCTACAAAGGCACACTGCAAACGAATGGTATCGGCTCCTGCCAGCAGCAGCATATCGCCGCGACCGATCAACTGCTCTGCGCCGCTATCGTCCAAAATAGTGCGTGAATCAGTTTTTGAAGATACCCGAAAGGCAATACGCACCGGAAAGTTGGCTTTGATTGTTCCTGTGATGATGTTTACGGTAGGGCGTTGTGTGGCTATTACCAAATGAATACCCACCGCCCGCGCCAATTGCGCCAAGCGTGTGAGCGGCAATTCAATATCTTTGCCCGCCGTCATTATCAAATCTGCAAATTCATCAATCACCAATATAATATAGGGCAAATATTGATGTCCGTTTTCGGGATTGAGGCGGCGTTTGGTAAATTTAGCGTTGTATTCTTTTACATTGCGCACCGCCGCATTTTTTAGCAAATTGTAGCGGTTGTCCATTTCC encodes the following:
- a CDS encoding nucleotidyltransferase domain-containing protein, which encodes MKNKIIEKLRNVEKEYNIQILLACETGSRAWGFPSPDSDYDVRFIYKHHKDWYLSLSEKKDTIELMFDNNEMDLSGWDLRKTLNLLWKSNASLLERIQSPVVYIENQAFLEGIKNLATTCYSKIATMHHYLSMAKNMYGEVQQKEEVKLKKLFYALRTATACEWILEKETMPPIAFGIMLENLNFSTHFKEKINDLIALKATKSETYLHFQEKEINQYIEKIILKAENEAKSLPASKGQIEDLNSFFVKTLTP
- a CDS encoding 2,3-bisphosphoglycerate-independent phosphoglycerate mutase codes for the protein MYYNNKVLLLILDGWGHGKTRRADAIANANTPFVSSLYNSYSNAELTTHGEAVGLPFGQMGNSEVGHLNIGAGRAVLQDLLKLNRAVEDGSLFEEETLLNLVQYAKSQQKPVHLLGLVSEGGVHSHSSHLKALCDFFVRHEVENIFIHAFTDGRDTDPHSGAEYLQDIQNYIQFYPNIKIASVIGRYYAMDRDKRWERVKKAYDLLVHGIGTPAESAVRAVQESHRAGVTDEFVLPIVCVDKETRRPLTTIQQGDAVLCFNFRTDRCREITQCLTQMPFEEYGMQPLDLYYVTMTEYDKTFKNVKVVLEEKNLTNTLGEVLEQHQKTQLRVAETEKYPHVTFFFSGGREMPFKGEDRILVASPKVATYDLQPEMSVYEVTEQVCNYLDHNKPNFVCINFANADMVGHTGVWSAVVKAVESVDACARQVVEKALSLQYSVFIIADHGNADLMKNEDDTPNTAHTKNPVPVFFVDNKFHPRLKNGVLADIAPSILQLMQIPIPAEMSGISLFDE
- a CDS encoding nucleotidyltransferase domain-containing protein, with the protein product MTIQELKEKGLIILECISGSKVYGLDTPTSDTDIKGVFVLPKSDFYGLNYIEQVNNETNDIVYYELGRFMQLLSVNNPNILELLNTPKDAVLYRHPSLDEIDNSRILSKLCKDTFGKFALSQIKKAKGLKKKIVNPMEKERKNILSFCYVSYQQGSVSLQKFLELKNWKQEHCGLINISNMKDIYGLFYSKIENFNGIIKNDASNEVCLSSIPKGSQQEALMYFNRDAYSSYCKDYREYWDWVEKRNEERYNNTQQHGKNYDAKNMMHVFRLLEMACEIGSQQQINVRRPNRDFLLEIKSGKYEYEELLAMAEERQQKMEQTFENSTLRPLPDVHYINTLAYNIRNSWYQEISEKVIKSTV